The Paenibacillus sophorae genome has a segment encoding these proteins:
- a CDS encoding DHH family phosphoesterase, protein MQSYEQSLRQTRQFLLDHDDYLVVSHVQPDGDAVSSTLAVGWLLSCLGKKYTMLNEGPIPTRMKYLWRAEQIADMSVNPPERMFSNVICVDCADFQRVGQTQRYFEPNASIVNIDHHPTNNGYGTIQLIKPDAAATAEILFDLLKEFNITWDADIATAIYTGLLTDTGGFRYSNTSPKVMEASSELLSFGVNGPELAETLLEEMTLPQVKVLSKALNTLQLSPKGDIAWVYVTPQDMIDCGAANEDLEGIVNYPRNIQGVEVGMLFKVINDQSVKVSLRSAGKVDVAALAQVFGGGGHTRAAGARLDMPLEQAISLVLKEVNRLL, encoded by the coding sequence ATGCAGAGCTATGAACAAAGTCTCCGGCAGACACGTCAGTTTCTGCTGGACCACGACGATTATCTTGTAGTGTCGCATGTTCAGCCGGACGGAGATGCAGTCAGCTCTACCCTAGCGGTGGGCTGGCTTCTCTCATGTCTGGGCAAGAAATACACTATGCTTAACGAAGGGCCGATCCCGACCCGGATGAAATACCTGTGGAGGGCAGAGCAAATTGCCGATATGTCGGTAAATCCTCCGGAACGCATGTTCAGCAATGTCATTTGCGTCGACTGCGCCGACTTTCAGCGTGTCGGGCAGACACAGCGCTATTTTGAACCGAATGCTTCTATTGTGAACATCGATCATCATCCGACCAATAACGGGTACGGTACGATTCAACTCATTAAGCCGGACGCTGCGGCTACGGCCGAGATTTTATTTGATCTGCTGAAAGAATTTAACATAACATGGGATGCCGATATTGCGACAGCCATTTACACCGGCCTTTTAACTGATACGGGCGGTTTCCGTTACTCCAATACTTCTCCCAAAGTAATGGAAGCTTCCTCTGAGCTGCTATCATTTGGAGTAAATGGACCGGAACTTGCGGAAACGCTGCTGGAGGAAATGACACTCCCTCAAGTGAAAGTTCTTAGCAAGGCGCTGAATACGCTGCAATTATCACCTAAGGGCGACATTGCTTGGGTATATGTTACGCCACAGGATATGATTGACTGCGGCGCGGCCAACGAGGATTTGGAGGGGATCGTCAATTATCCCCGCAATATCCAGGGTGTTGAGGTCGGCATGCTGTTCAAGGTCATTAATGACCAATCGGTTAAGGTCAGCCTCCGTTCAGCCGGCAAAGTGGATGTAGCTGCGCTGGCTCAAGTTTTTGGCGGCGGAGGGCATACCCGTGCTGCCGGCGCCCGGCTTGACATGCCGCTGGAACAAGCGATTTCGCTTGTGCTTAAGGAGGTCAACCGGCTGTTATGA
- a CDS encoding bifunctional riboflavin kinase/FAD synthetase has translation MRTVTLTYPMLPQAAAEWAQPQIAALGQFDGLHRGHASVISSAVALARTEGVPAAVITFYPHPKDVMGKGDYEGYLTPPRDKQELLAEMGVDILYVIEFNEQLSQVSPEDFVSVMLLPLRITTAIVGFDFRFGYKGEGDAEMLRRLGDGSMKVETVPPFLLDGVKVSSSGIRKGLQNGDMELANSWFGRCYHLRGTVSHGEKRGRTIGFPTANLELEDRYVIPAKGVYAVRAIHNGKTLPGVMNVGVKPTFHEGVTVPSFEVHLLDFAGDLYGQEMRVDLVAFIRPERRFDSVESLISQIREDAKTAERILLES, from the coding sequence GTGAGAACCGTAACGTTAACCTATCCGATGCTGCCCCAGGCGGCAGCGGAGTGGGCACAGCCTCAGATTGCCGCCCTGGGACAATTCGATGGCCTGCACCGCGGGCATGCGAGTGTAATCTCCTCCGCCGTAGCCTTGGCTCGCACAGAAGGAGTGCCTGCGGCTGTCATAACATTCTACCCTCATCCAAAAGACGTTATGGGGAAAGGCGATTACGAAGGATATTTGACGCCGCCCCGGGACAAGCAAGAACTGCTCGCCGAAATGGGCGTTGATATTCTCTACGTCATCGAATTCAATGAACAACTCTCCCAGGTGAGTCCAGAGGACTTTGTGTCCGTCATGCTGCTGCCTCTGCGAATCACTACGGCGATTGTCGGTTTCGACTTCCGCTTCGGCTACAAGGGCGAGGGCGATGCTGAAATGCTGCGGCGGCTTGGCGACGGCTCCATGAAGGTGGAAACCGTGCCGCCTTTTTTGCTGGATGGTGTAAAGGTAAGCAGTTCCGGTATCCGCAAAGGCCTTCAGAACGGCGATATGGAGCTGGCTAACTCCTGGTTCGGCCGCTGCTACCATCTGCGGGGAACGGTCTCGCATGGCGAAAAACGCGGGCGCACCATTGGATTTCCGACCGCGAATCTGGAGCTTGAAGACCGGTATGTCATTCCCGCGAAAGGCGTATACGCCGTTCGGGCGATTCATAATGGAAAGACCCTGCCGGGAGTTATGAATGTTGGCGTGAAGCCGACCTTTCACGAAGGAGTTACCGTACCGAGTTTTGAGGTCCATTTGCTGGATTTTGCCGGGGATCTGTATGGCCAGGAGATGAGGGTAGACCTTGTCGCCTTCATCCGGCCGGAGCGCAGATTCGATTCGGTTGAATCGCTAATTTCGCAAATTCGCGAAGATGCGAAGACAGCGGAGAGGATACTGCTGGAATCGTGA
- the truB gene encoding tRNA pseudouridine(55) synthase TruB, producing MIELEGVLAVYKPAGFTSHDVVAKTRRMLGMKRIGHAGTLDPQVTGVLPLCLGRATRIVEYIQELPKEYIATLRLGMSSDTEDMTGNVTETAEEIRVTEEEVRRTLDSFRGIISQTPPMYSAVKVGGKRLYELAREGKTVERKSREVEIYEIEMLEMVWNGKFPDITFRVLCSKGTYIRTLCVDIGRALSLPGVMVKLERTMSAGIRADRCLSLEEIGERMGSGSLQEYLIPADEAIRHLPAHKVADEKKAAALQGQRLAARFVAPEVQADGPIRLYDLQGGFLGIYEREETGSIAPVKVFAQG from the coding sequence ATGATTGAGCTTGAAGGCGTTCTGGCTGTGTACAAGCCGGCCGGCTTTACCTCGCATGACGTTGTGGCCAAGACGCGGCGCATGCTCGGGATGAAAAGAATTGGGCATGCCGGCACACTGGACCCTCAGGTTACCGGCGTTCTGCCGCTTTGCCTCGGACGGGCCACGCGCATCGTGGAGTACATTCAAGAGCTTCCCAAAGAATATATCGCCACACTGCGGCTTGGCATGTCCAGCGATACGGAAGACATGACCGGCAACGTGACGGAAACGGCGGAAGAGATTAGGGTAACCGAAGAAGAGGTAAGGCGGACGCTGGATTCTTTCCGGGGAATTATTTCTCAGACGCCTCCCATGTATTCTGCAGTTAAGGTGGGCGGCAAACGTCTTTATGAACTGGCCCGTGAAGGCAAGACAGTGGAGCGCAAAAGCCGTGAGGTTGAAATTTACGAGATCGAGATGTTGGAGATGGTCTGGAACGGGAAGTTCCCGGATATCACTTTCCGCGTCTTATGCTCCAAAGGCACTTATATCCGTACGCTTTGCGTCGATATCGGACGGGCGCTGTCTCTGCCCGGTGTGATGGTCAAGCTGGAGCGCACGATGTCGGCGGGAATCCGGGCGGACCGGTGTCTCTCACTCGAGGAAATCGGTGAGCGCATGGGCAGCGGAAGTCTTCAGGAATATCTTATTCCTGCCGATGAGGCGATTCGTCATCTGCCAGCCCATAAGGTGGCGGACGAGAAGAAGGCGGCTGCCCTTCAGGGGCAGCGGCTGGCCGCCCGGTTTGTGGCGCCTGAAGTTCAAGCGGATGGTCCTATTCGTCTTTACGACCTTCAAGGCGGCTTTCTTGGCATCTACGAGCGCGAGGAGACAGGTTCAATCGCTCCCGTGAAAGTATTTGCTCAAGGCTGA
- the rpsO gene encoding 30S ribosomal protein S15: MALTQERKHQLIDEHKTHESDTGSPEVQIAILTENIVNLTDHLRTHKKDHHSRRGLLKMVGQRRKLLAYLKNKDVQRYSALIEKLGLRR; this comes from the coding sequence ATGGCATTGACTCAAGAACGTAAGCATCAACTGATCGACGAGCACAAAACTCATGAATCCGATACTGGATCTCCAGAGGTGCAAATTGCTATCCTCACGGAGAATATCGTTAATCTGACCGACCACTTGCGTACGCACAAGAAGGATCATCATTCCCGCCGCGGATTGCTGAAGATGGTAGGTCAACGCCGTAAACTGCTCGCGTATTTGAAGAACAAAGACGTGCAGCGTTACAGCGCATTGATCGAGAAACTGGGATTGCGTCGTTAA
- the rbfA gene encoding 30S ribosome-binding factor RbfA, which produces MSKIRAGRVGEQIKKELSRLIQGELKDPRVGFVTVTGVDVTNDLSQAKVYLSVFGDDEQKNASLKAIEKANGFLRSELGKAIRLRHTPELIFKFDESVAYGSRIEKLLGEIGKQDESQE; this is translated from the coding sequence ATGTCCAAAATCAGAGCCGGACGCGTCGGCGAACAAATCAAGAAAGAACTCAGCCGTCTGATTCAAGGCGAGCTTAAAGACCCCCGGGTCGGATTTGTCACCGTTACTGGTGTCGATGTTACCAATGACCTTTCCCAGGCCAAGGTGTACCTCAGCGTATTCGGAGACGATGAGCAAAAGAACGCCTCGCTCAAGGCGATTGAGAAGGCGAACGGCTTTCTGCGTTCCGAGCTTGGCAAGGCGATCCGCCTTCGGCATACTCCGGAACTGATCTTCAAGTTCGACGAATCCGTCGCCTATGGCAGCCGGATCGAGAAGCTGCTTGGCGAAATCGGCAAGCAGGACGAGAGCCAGGAATAA
- the infB gene encoding translation initiation factor IF-2 gives MTKQDSKDKLRVYEYAKSLNMSSKEIITILKRLNVPVNNHMSVMENDAVSKVEQFFKDIKSNAAAKRENAIASRPAPTATATVEAKSVNKNQIEKQVGMNKPNNNSSTMSSRPQSGQDSRRNQTGSGQRPQGQGGASRQGGRPQGQGGASRPGESRPQGQGGAPRPQGQGGAPRPQGQGGAPRPQGQGGASRPGDARPQGQGGGGQRQGGFGGAPRPQGQGGASRPGESRPQGQGGDFSRGGDRNSKNRPGSNQKRFDDGRGGNYRNNGRGGKNQRGGRNQQPMERREKIDNTPKKIIVRGNMTVGETAKLLHKDASEVIKKLILMGVMATINQELDIETIQLLAGEFGVEVEVKIPVEEDRFETVEENDAPEDLQARPPVVTIMGHVDHGKTTLLDAIRSTNVTGGEAGGITQHIGAYQVEINHKKITFLDTPGHEAFTAMRARGAQVTDITIIVVAADDGVMPQTVEAINHAKAAGLPIIVAVNKIDKPGADPDRVKQELTNYELVPEEWGGDTIFVNVSAKQRIGLEDLLEMILLVAEVNEYKANPDKRARGTVIEAELDKSRGPVARILVQNGTLKVGDAFVAGNCFGRVRVMVSDKGRRLKEAGPSTPIEITGLTEVPQAGDPFMVFEDERKARHIADIRATTQRQSELNTNSRVTLDDLFKHIKDGEIKDLNVIIKADVQGSVEALKGSLAKIEVEGVRVKIIHSGAGAITESDITLAAASNAIVIGFNVRPDAQTKAAAEQEKVDVRLHNIIYNVIEEIEQAMKGMLDPVFKESVIGHAEVRSVFKISKVGAVAGCMVTDGKITRNAETRLIRGGIVVFEGKIDSLKRFKDDAKEVAQGYECGITLERYNDLQEGDIIEAFIMESVER, from the coding sequence TTGACTAAACAAGACAGCAAAGACAAACTGCGGGTTTACGAATACGCCAAATCACTTAATATGAGCAGTAAAGAGATTATCACGATTTTGAAACGTCTGAATGTTCCGGTGAATAACCATATGAGCGTTATGGAAAATGACGCGGTGTCGAAGGTGGAACAGTTCTTTAAGGATATTAAGTCGAATGCCGCGGCCAAACGGGAGAACGCAATTGCAAGCCGCCCCGCTCCTACAGCAACGGCTACAGTTGAAGCGAAAAGTGTAAACAAAAATCAAATAGAAAAGCAGGTAGGTATGAACAAGCCAAACAATAACTCATCGACAATGTCGTCAAGACCCCAAAGCGGGCAGGATTCCCGCAGAAATCAGACCGGCTCCGGACAGCGTCCGCAAGGCCAAGGCGGCGCATCTCGTCAAGGAGGACGTCCGCAGGGCCAAGGTGGAGCGTCTCGTCCAGGCGAGTCCCGTCCGCAAGGTCAAGGCGGCGCTCCCCGTCCGCAAGGCCAAGGCGGCGCTCCCCGTCCGCAAGGCCAAGGCGGCGCTCCCCGTCCGCAGGGTCAAGGTGGGGCATCTCGTCCAGGCGATGCCCGCCCGCAAGGCCAAGGCGGCGGAGGCCAGCGTCAAGGCGGATTCGGCGGCGCTCCCCGTCCGCAGGGCCAAGGCGGAGCATCTCGTCCAGGCGAAAGCCGTCCGCAAGGCCAAGGCGGCGATTTCTCCCGCGGCGGAGACCGGAATTCCAAAAACCGGCCAGGAAGCAACCAGAAGCGGTTTGATGACGGTAGAGGCGGCAATTACCGGAATAACGGACGCGGCGGCAAAAATCAGCGCGGCGGTAGAAACCAGCAGCCGATGGAGCGCCGGGAGAAAATCGACAATACGCCGAAGAAAATTATCGTACGCGGCAATATGACAGTCGGAGAAACGGCTAAGCTGCTGCATAAGGACGCTTCGGAAGTCATCAAGAAGCTGATTCTGATGGGCGTCATGGCTACGATCAACCAGGAACTGGATATCGAGACAATTCAACTGCTTGCCGGTGAATTCGGCGTTGAAGTCGAAGTGAAGATACCGGTAGAGGAAGACCGTTTCGAAACCGTGGAAGAGAATGACGCTCCCGAAGATCTGCAGGCACGTCCTCCGGTCGTGACGATCATGGGTCACGTCGACCACGGCAAAACTACTCTGCTCGACGCCATTCGTTCCACGAATGTGACCGGCGGCGAAGCCGGCGGAATTACGCAGCATATCGGCGCTTACCAGGTCGAAATCAACCATAAGAAAATTACGTTCCTTGATACCCCGGGTCACGAAGCGTTCACTGCGATGCGTGCCCGCGGAGCACAGGTTACCGATATTACGATTATCGTTGTAGCGGCTGACGACGGTGTTATGCCGCAGACCGTGGAAGCAATCAACCATGCCAAAGCGGCGGGACTGCCGATCATCGTGGCTGTCAACAAAATTGACAAGCCGGGCGCGGATCCGGACAGAGTAAAGCAGGAGCTTACCAACTACGAGCTTGTTCCCGAAGAGTGGGGCGGCGACACCATTTTCGTTAATGTGTCGGCCAAACAGCGCATCGGTCTTGAGGATCTGCTTGAGATGATTCTGCTTGTTGCCGAAGTGAATGAATACAAGGCGAACCCGGATAAACGGGCCCGCGGTACCGTAATCGAAGCCGAATTGGATAAGAGCCGCGGTCCGGTAGCTCGCATTCTCGTTCAGAACGGAACGCTGAAAGTGGGCGACGCCTTCGTAGCGGGCAACTGCTTCGGACGTGTACGGGTCATGGTGAGCGACAAGGGACGCCGTCTGAAGGAAGCTGGACCTTCCACACCGATCGAAATTACCGGTCTGACGGAAGTTCCGCAGGCGGGCGATCCGTTCATGGTGTTCGAAGACGAACGGAAAGCGCGCCACATTGCCGATATACGGGCGACTACACAGCGTCAATCGGAGCTGAATACGAACAGCCGTGTTACGCTGGACGACCTGTTCAAGCATATCAAGGACGGCGAGATCAAAGACCTCAACGTCATTATCAAAGCGGACGTTCAAGGTTCGGTCGAAGCTCTTAAAGGTTCCCTGGCCAAGATCGAAGTGGAAGGCGTGCGCGTTAAGATTATCCACAGCGGAGCGGGTGCAATTACGGAATCCGATATTACGCTGGCTGCTGCTTCCAACGCTATTGTCATCGGCTTTAACGTTCGTCCGGATGCCCAGACGAAGGCTGCCGCCGAGCAGGAGAAGGTCGATGTGCGTCTGCACAATATTATCTACAATGTAATTGAAGAAATCGAGCAGGCGATGAAGGGTATGCTGGATCCGGTATTCAAGGAGAGTGTTATCGGTCATGCCGAAGTGCGCAGCGTCTTCAAAATCAGCAAAGTGGGCGCCGTTGCCGGCTGTATGGTTACCGACGGTAAAATCACTCGCAATGCGGAGACACGCCTGATCCGTGGCGGCATCGTCGTATTTGAAGGCAAGATCGACTCTCTGAAACGCTTTAAGGATGATGCCAAAGAAGTAGCGCAGGGTTATGAATGCGGCATTACTTTGGAACGCTACAACGATCTCCAAGAAGGCGACATCATCGAAGCGTTTATCATGGAATCCGTGGAGCGCTAA
- the pnp gene encoding polyribonucleotide nucleotidyltransferase, whose amino-acid sequence MEKRVEMQLGGRTLVLETGRLAKQANAAVMVRYGDTSVLCTVTASSEPKDLDFFPLTVNYEERLYAVGKIPGGFIKREGRPSEKAILSSRLTDRPIRPLFPEGFRNDVQVLNLVMSVDQDCSPEIAAMIGTSASLSISDVPFSGPIGGVVVGRIDGQFIVNPTIAQQEVSDIYLVVAGTKDAIMMVEAEANEVPEEIMLEAIMFGHEEIRGIVAKIEELVQVAGKEKMTVKLHAVNAEVNAEVRAYAQERLVEAVKIAEKHARQDAIDAVNNDTVEYFTEKYIETPELIGDVKEVLHDIVKEEVRRLITHDKVRPDGRKLNEIRPIECDTSLLPRTHGSGLFTRGQTQALSVCTLGALGDVQILDGIDLTETKRFMHHYNFPPFSVGEARPLRAPGRREIGHGALGERALSKVIPNETEFPYTIRLVSEVLESNGSTSQASICASTLAMMDAGVPIKAPVAGVAMGLIKDGEHVSILTDIQGMEDHLGDMDFKVAGTAEGVTAIQMDIKIDGIDRKILQEALEQAKEGRMFILSKMMEAISKPRESLSQYAPKIIILQINPDKIRDVIGAGGKIINKIIEETGVKIDIEQDGRVFIASSNEEMNQKARSIIEGIVREVEIGEIYVGTVKRIEKFGAFVEILPGKDGLVHISQLSTERVGKVEDVVAIGDTITVKVTEIDQQGRVNLSRKAVLTAEAKA is encoded by the coding sequence ATGGAAAAACGTGTTGAAATGCAGCTCGGGGGCAGAACCCTGGTGCTGGAAACGGGACGGCTTGCCAAGCAGGCAAACGCCGCTGTTATGGTCCGTTACGGTGATACGTCGGTGCTGTGTACGGTAACGGCTTCAAGCGAACCGAAGGACTTGGATTTTTTTCCGCTGACGGTAAACTATGAAGAGCGTTTGTACGCGGTCGGCAAAATTCCGGGGGGCTTCATCAAGCGGGAAGGCAGACCGAGCGAAAAAGCGATTCTGTCCAGCCGCTTGACGGACCGTCCGATTCGTCCGCTGTTCCCGGAAGGCTTCCGTAATGACGTACAGGTGCTGAATCTGGTAATGAGCGTTGATCAGGACTGCTCGCCGGAAATTGCGGCCATGATCGGAACGTCGGCGTCGCTGAGCATTTCCGATGTGCCGTTCAGCGGCCCAATCGGCGGTGTCGTGGTTGGACGCATCGATGGCCAGTTTATCGTCAACCCGACAATCGCCCAGCAGGAAGTGAGCGACATTTATCTGGTCGTGGCCGGTACAAAAGACGCCATCATGATGGTGGAAGCGGAAGCGAATGAAGTGCCGGAAGAAATCATGCTCGAAGCGATCATGTTCGGACATGAAGAAATCCGCGGCATCGTAGCGAAGATCGAAGAGCTGGTGCAGGTCGCCGGCAAGGAAAAAATGACGGTGAAACTGCACGCCGTAAACGCCGAAGTGAACGCTGAGGTACGCGCATACGCCCAGGAGCGGCTGGTTGAGGCGGTTAAGATTGCCGAGAAGCATGCCCGTCAAGATGCGATCGATGCGGTCAACAACGACACGGTGGAATATTTCACGGAGAAATATATCGAAACGCCTGAGCTGATTGGCGATGTGAAGGAAGTGCTGCACGATATCGTCAAGGAAGAAGTCAGACGTCTGATCACTCATGACAAAGTTCGTCCGGACGGCCGGAAGCTGAACGAGATTCGTCCGATCGAATGCGATACGTCGCTGCTGCCGCGCACACATGGTTCGGGGCTGTTCACCCGCGGCCAGACGCAAGCGCTCAGCGTGTGTACGCTTGGTGCTCTCGGCGATGTGCAAATTCTCGACGGTATCGATTTAACCGAAACAAAGCGGTTCATGCATCACTATAACTTCCCGCCGTTCAGCGTAGGGGAAGCCCGTCCGCTGAGAGCACCGGGTCGCCGCGAAATCGGCCATGGAGCACTGGGTGAACGGGCCTTGTCCAAGGTTATTCCGAACGAGACCGAATTCCCGTACACGATCCGCCTCGTATCCGAGGTGCTGGAATCCAACGGATCGACTTCCCAGGCGAGTATCTGCGCAAGCACACTGGCGATGATGGATGCGGGCGTACCGATCAAAGCGCCGGTTGCGGGCGTAGCCATGGGTCTGATCAAAGACGGCGAGCATGTATCCATCTTGACCGACATCCAAGGCATGGAAGACCATCTCGGCGATATGGACTTCAAAGTAGCGGGTACGGCCGAAGGCGTAACCGCGATTCAGATGGACATCAAGATCGACGGGATCGACCGTAAAATTCTTCAAGAAGCTCTTGAACAGGCCAAAGAAGGCCGGATGTTTATTCTGAGCAAAATGATGGAAGCTATCTCCAAACCAAGAGAGAGCCTTTCCCAATACGCGCCTAAAATTATCATCCTGCAGATTAATCCGGACAAAATCCGCGACGTTATCGGCGCAGGCGGCAAAATCATCAACAAAATCATCGAAGAAACCGGCGTAAAAATCGACATCGAGCAGGACGGCCGCGTGTTCATCGCTTCCTCGAATGAAGAGATGAACCAAAAAGCGCGTTCCATCATCGAAGGCATTGTGCGCGAGGTCGAAATCGGCGAAATTTATGTCGGCACCGTCAAGCGGATCGAGAAATTCGGCGCTTTTGTAGAAATTCTGCCGGGTAAAGACGGTCTGGTGCATATTTCGCAGCTGTCTACGGAGCGTGTAGGCAAGGTGGAAGACGTGGTTGCCATCGGAGATACCATCACCGTAAAAGTGACGGAAATCGACCAGCAGGGCCGCGTGAATCTGTCGCGCAAGGCAGTGCTGACCGCAGAAGCCAAGGCTTAA
- a CDS encoding polysaccharide deacetylase family protein, giving the protein MRLEKAAVVLACMAIVIGIGSSVGPVKSMLGQLRASGGLAVLKPLGDAENDLRSQIEAKAAQVDSPPVDARVDRVWKAIPGYNGLSVDVEGTYKEALLLPAGEAIKYVYKQTAPAVSLDELGAQPIYRGNPAKPMVSLMINVAWGNEYIVPMLNILDEEHVKATFFLDGSWLSKNRELAMEIQKRGHELENHAYSHPNMSTLSRARAVMEIDKTKKLLKSSLGVDNRWFAPPSGDFDQETVEIARELGLKTVLWTVDTVDWRNPSPESVVAKITANAEPGTLVLMHPTSSSSKALRGMIRGIKAKGLVLGTVSQTLSPERVLPSDVE; this is encoded by the coding sequence ATGAGACTGGAAAAAGCGGCCGTAGTGCTGGCTTGTATGGCTATAGTGATCGGAATCGGCAGCAGCGTAGGACCGGTAAAAAGTATGCTGGGACAGCTTCGCGCCTCCGGCGGATTGGCTGTTCTGAAGCCGCTTGGCGATGCGGAGAATGATCTGCGAAGCCAGATTGAAGCCAAGGCCGCGCAGGTTGACAGCCCGCCGGTGGACGCAAGAGTAGATCGGGTATGGAAAGCCATTCCCGGCTATAACGGGCTGAGTGTCGACGTGGAAGGGACATACAAAGAAGCTCTGCTGCTTCCTGCGGGTGAAGCGATCAAATACGTGTACAAGCAGACTGCGCCGGCTGTCTCGCTGGATGAACTTGGGGCACAGCCGATCTACCGGGGGAATCCCGCCAAGCCGATGGTATCGCTGATGATTAACGTTGCTTGGGGGAACGAATATATTGTGCCTATGCTGAACATATTGGACGAGGAGCATGTAAAGGCGACGTTTTTTCTGGACGGAAGCTGGCTGAGCAAGAACCGCGAGCTTGCCATGGAGATTCAAAAGCGCGGGCATGAGCTTGAGAATCACGCCTATTCGCATCCCAATATGAGCACACTCAGCCGGGCGCGCGCGGTAATGGAGATTGACAAGACCAAGAAGCTGCTGAAATCGAGCCTTGGGGTTGACAACCGCTGGTTCGCTCCCCCTTCAGGCGACTTCGACCAGGAGACCGTAGAGATAGCCCGCGAGTTGGGGCTGAAGACGGTACTGTGGACGGTCGATACAGTAGACTGGCGCAACCCTTCTCCGGAATCGGTCGTCGCCAAGATTACAGCGAATGCGGAACCGGGCACACTCGTGCTTATGCATCCCACTTCTTCATCATCGAAGGCGCTGCGCGGGATGATTCGCGGCATCAAGGCCAAGGGGCTGGTGCTCGGAACGGTCAGCCAGACGCTGTCGCCGGAGCGCGTGCTGCCAAGCGATGTTGAGTGA
- a CDS encoding M16 family metallopeptidase: MEKMVLSNGLRVVMEKIPTGRSVSFGIWVKTGSRNETPENNGISHFIEHMLFKGTDRFDAKAIAERFDSIGGNVNAFTSKEYTCYYAKVLDEHLPIAVDVLADMFFRSQFNAEELAKEKNVILEEISMCEDTPDDLVHDLMSMAAYGSHPLAYSILGLKERLEAMTPDDLRAYMQKQYTIENTVISLAGNFDDSVGDLLERYFGTFANHGTQERLAPPDFHGDLLFHRKKTEQNHICLSLPGCANDDPLQYAMVLINNAVGGGMSSRLFQEIREKRGLAYSVYSYHSSQADSGLFTVYAGTAPKQTKDVMELTKEMLYELAVKGMDEDEIRKGKEQLKGSLILSLESTSSRMNRLGKNELMLGRHITLDEMIAKIQKVTMDDVNKVLDRMFAEPLAAAMVGSSDKAIANVRRDDLVLLRTNSKASGQ, from the coding sequence GTGGAAAAAATGGTATTATCAAATGGATTAAGAGTAGTCATGGAGAAAATCCCGACAGGCCGCTCCGTTTCTTTCGGAATCTGGGTAAAGACGGGTTCCAGGAACGAAACACCGGAAAACAACGGGATTTCCCATTTTATCGAACATATGCTGTTCAAAGGTACGGACCGGTTCGACGCAAAGGCAATCGCGGAGCGGTTCGATTCCATCGGCGGGAATGTCAATGCCTTTACCTCTAAGGAATACACCTGCTATTACGCCAAAGTGCTGGATGAGCATCTTCCGATCGCTGTTGATGTGCTGGCCGACATGTTCTTCCGTTCGCAGTTCAATGCGGAGGAATTGGCAAAAGAAAAGAACGTCATCCTTGAGGAAATCTCCATGTGCGAAGATACGCCGGACGATCTTGTACATGATCTGATGTCAATGGCAGCCTACGGCAGCCACCCGCTCGCTTACTCTATTCTTGGGCTCAAGGAACGGCTGGAGGCCATGACGCCGGATGATCTAAGGGCCTATATGCAGAAGCAGTATACGATAGAGAATACGGTGATCAGCCTTGCGGGCAATTTTGATGACAGTGTGGGCGATCTGCTGGAGCGGTATTTTGGTACGTTCGCCAATCATGGAACGCAAGAACGACTAGCCCCGCCGGATTTCCATGGGGATTTATTGTTCCACCGCAAAAAGACGGAGCAGAACCACATTTGCCTGTCACTGCCCGGCTGCGCCAACGACGATCCGCTGCAGTATGCGATGGTGCTGATTAATAACGCCGTCGGCGGCGGCATGAGCTCCCGGCTGTTCCAGGAAATCCGCGAGAAGCGCGGACTGGCTTACTCCGTATATTCTTATCATAGTTCACAAGCCGACAGCGGCCTTTTTACTGTCTATGCCGGAACCGCTCCTAAGCAGACCAAGGACGTCATGGAATTAACCAAAGAAATGCTGTATGAGCTTGCCGTCAAGGGTATGGACGAAGATGAGATCCGCAAGGGCAAGGAACAGCTCAAAGGCAGTCTGATCCTTAGCTTGGAAAGCACAAGCAGCCGGATGAACCGGCTTGGGAAGAACGAATTAATGCTTGGCCGGCATATCACGCTGGACGAAATGATTGCCAAGATTCAGAAAGTCACGATGGATGATGTAAATAAGGTGCTTGACCGGATGTTCGCCGAGCCGCTTGCGGCGGCGATGGTCGGGTCTTCCGATAAAGCGATTGCCAATGTTAGGAGAGATGATCTTGTCTTACTACGTACAAATTCTAAAGCTTCCGGGCAATGA